In Legionella beliardensis, the following are encoded in one genomic region:
- a CDS encoding PA3496 family putative envelope integrity protein, translated as MNNRRFNDFETGVDELMDVQDSTEASLSKKLERRRRIEDLFEERRLREELREFDLI; from the coding sequence ATGAATAATCGACGTTTTAATGATTTTGAGACAGGGGTTGATGAACTAATGGATGTTCAAGATAGCACGGAAGCAAGTTTAAGTAAAAAGTTAGAGCGTCGACGTCGTATTGAGGATTTATTTGAAGAACGACGGTTACGGGAAGAGTTAAGGGAATTTGATTTGATTTAA
- a CDS encoding Crp/Fnr family transcriptional regulator — protein sequence MILLEKLALLRTVDIFKNVSDDLLIEVAGRTTEEYAKAGTPIVKKGDLGDILYIISSGKVAIQDGNRILATLGAKQIFGELAVLSPKPRTESVVALENCSLLKLKRFHLFEHMDVNFTISIIDALCQRIRNMAKQIDNLSRKNDQVA from the coding sequence ATGATTTTATTAGAGAAACTAGCATTGCTGCGTACGGTAGATATTTTTAAAAACGTAAGCGATGATTTATTAATTGAAGTCGCTGGCCGTACAACAGAAGAATATGCAAAAGCAGGTACACCCATTGTTAAGAAGGGGGATTTAGGCGATATTCTTTATATTATTAGTTCTGGCAAGGTTGCCATTCAGGATGGTAATCGAATTTTAGCGACGCTAGGTGCTAAGCAAATATTTGGTGAATTAGCAGTCTTATCCCCTAAGCCGCGTACCGAGTCGGTCGTAGCCTTAGAAAATTGCTCACTGTTGAAATTAAAACGATTTCATTTATTTGAGCACATGGATGTCAACTTTACCATCAGTATTATCGATGCTTTATGTCAACGCATACGTAATATGGCCAAGCAAATTGATAATTTATCTAGAAAGAATGATCAAGTCGCCTAA
- a CDS encoding class I SAM-dependent methyltransferase, with protein MFSELAIGYEDEAQKEQAVVLADDLNLPIDNQAQNKLVLTADKLILHVKPFLPLYSVFTRQFWQKRYQEGKNQGLIRACKPISGMRIIDATAGWGKDAAILASFGAEVLMLERNPIMAALLKDGLLRRGDEPCPLKLHLLNQDAITYLNDLKKPDYPHLIYLDPMHPTRQKAALVKKEMQVLQNLIEPDNDALELINVARARCLQKVVVKWPEQTPPLLKPSASIHGKTVRFDSYLPK; from the coding sequence ATGTTTAGTGAATTAGCCATAGGCTATGAGGATGAGGCGCAAAAAGAGCAGGCTGTGGTTTTAGCCGACGATTTAAACCTACCTATCGATAATCAAGCGCAAAATAAATTAGTATTAACAGCAGATAAATTAATACTGCATGTTAAGCCTTTCTTGCCTTTATACAGTGTATTTACGCGTCAATTTTGGCAAAAGCGCTATCAAGAAGGGAAAAATCAAGGTTTAATACGCGCTTGTAAGCCTATTTCAGGCATGCGAATTATTGATGCAACGGCTGGATGGGGCAAAGATGCAGCTATTTTAGCAAGTTTTGGGGCAGAAGTTTTAATGTTAGAACGAAACCCCATTATGGCGGCTTTACTTAAGGATGGGTTATTGCGTCGCGGTGATGAACCATGTCCTCTTAAGTTACATTTACTAAATCAAGATGCCATTACTTATTTAAATGATTTAAAAAAACCAGACTATCCGCATTTAATTTACTTAGATCCCATGCATCCTACACGTCAAAAAGCAGCTTTAGTTAAAAAAGAGATGCAGGTTCTCCAAAATTTAATTGAACCAGACAACGATGCTTTAGAATTAATAAATGTCGCAAGAGCCCGCTGTTTGCAGAAAGTCGTTGTGAAATGGCCAGAGCAAACCCCGCCATTGCTTAAACCCTCAGCGAGTATTCATGGCAAGACAGTACGCTTTGATAGTTATTTACCCAAATAG
- a CDS encoding methionine ABC transporter permease produces the protein MSLTLFYDLMLASGQTIYMVLLSTLFAIILGLPLGTLLFSTATIKPHPHLNRFISGLINFSRSIPFIILLVALIPITRFFVGTSIGTNAAIVPLTLGATPFFARLVDNVYRNLPTGLIETGFSMGATTWQMIRFILLPEALPALIQSITVTAITLVNYSAMAGTVGGGGLGDLAIRYGYQRFNVLIMIATVLILVIIVQLIQISGDRLAKRCLYL, from the coding sequence ATGTCGCTGACACTATTTTATGACTTAATGCTTGCCAGTGGGCAAACAATTTATATGGTGCTCTTAAGCACTCTTTTTGCCATTATTTTAGGGCTACCTTTAGGTACATTACTCTTTAGTACGGCAACAATAAAACCACATCCGCATCTCAATCGCTTTATTTCTGGCCTTATTAATTTTAGCCGCTCTATTCCTTTTATTATTTTATTAGTAGCTTTAATTCCAATTACTCGTTTTTTCGTTGGTACCTCTATCGGTACTAATGCTGCAATTGTGCCTTTAACCTTAGGGGCTACACCATTTTTTGCACGTTTGGTTGATAATGTTTATCGCAATTTACCCACAGGTTTAATTGAAACAGGTTTTTCCATGGGGGCAACAACTTGGCAAATGATTCGTTTTATTCTCTTGCCAGAGGCCTTGCCTGCACTTATTCAATCAATCACTGTCACTGCGATAACCTTAGTGAACTACTCTGCTATGGCAGGCACGGTAGGTGGCGGTGGTTTAGGTGATTTAGCAATCCGCTATGGTTACCAACGTTTTAATGTGCTTATCATGATTGCAACAGTATTAATCTTAGTTATTATTGTACAATTAATTCAAATAAGTGGTGACAGGCTTGCCAAGCGCTGTTTGTATTTATAG
- the gmhB gene encoding D-glycero-beta-D-manno-heptose 1,7-bisphosphate 7-phosphatase: MSATTKIVLLDRDGVINHDSPHYIKSIDEFIPIPENIAAVARLTAAGYRIGIATNQSGIARGLYSEEDLIKIHRKMIEVIEAAGGRIDAIEYCSHLPNTDCLCRKPKPGMLLALAKKLGCSSLQGIPFVGDRVSDIQAAEAAGASPVIVLSAMTDGRELLNYLYVPTFNSLAQWVDSLMAKQCLVN; this comes from the coding sequence ATGTCAGCAACAACTAAAATAGTTTTATTAGATCGCGATGGTGTTATTAATCATGATTCACCGCATTATATTAAATCAATAGATGAGTTTATCCCTATTCCAGAAAATATTGCAGCGGTTGCTCGCCTGACTGCTGCGGGTTATCGTATTGGTATCGCTACTAATCAGTCTGGTATTGCTCGTGGGCTATATTCGGAAGAAGATTTAATTAAAATTCATCGTAAGATGATAGAAGTTATTGAAGCCGCAGGTGGCAGAATAGATGCCATTGAATACTGTTCCCATTTGCCAAACACAGATTGTTTATGTCGTAAACCAAAGCCTGGTATGTTATTAGCGCTTGCAAAAAAACTAGGCTGCTCTAGTTTGCAAGGTATTCCATTTGTAGGTGACCGCGTGTCTGATATTCAAGCAGCTGAGGCAGCAGGGGCGAGTCCTGTTATAGTATTGTCAGCAATGACTGATGGCAGAGAATTGCTAAATTATCTTTATGTTCCGACGTTTAATTCCTTAGCTCAATGGGTTGATTCATTAATGGCTAAACAATGTTTAGTGAATTAG
- a CDS encoding MetQ/NlpA family ABC transporter substrate-binding protein → MRIIALLLLIVSLVACNKPSPNTLTIGTIAGPETDLAEVARDVALKNYGLTIKIVEFSDYNLPNEALQDGSLDANIYQHLPYLQAAMKAHGYNFEVIGKTFIYPTGIYSKKFKSLSDLPNKAIIAIPNDPSNEARALLLLQQAKLITLNKAATATTADIATNPKQLQIKELDAAQLPRVLADVDAAVINTTFAIPAGLSPARDALFVETKDSPYVNLIVIRSDSNKRAQLEQFVKAFNSPEVKEKAKTLFGDGAIPAW, encoded by the coding sequence GTGCGTATTATTGCTTTATTATTACTGATAGTTAGCCTTGTTGCTTGCAACAAGCCCTCGCCAAATACCTTAACGATTGGCACCATTGCAGGCCCCGAAACCGATTTAGCCGAAGTAGCTCGCGATGTTGCCTTAAAAAATTATGGTTTAACCATTAAAATAGTAGAATTTAGTGATTACAATCTACCTAATGAAGCGTTACAAGACGGTAGCTTAGATGCAAATATTTATCAGCATCTTCCTTATTTGCAAGCAGCAATGAAGGCGCACGGTTATAACTTTGAAGTCATTGGCAAAACATTTATTTACCCTACCGGCATTTACTCTAAAAAGTTTAAATCCCTTAGTGATCTTCCGAATAAAGCCATTATCGCCATTCCTAATGACCCAAGTAATGAAGCACGTGCCCTCTTGTTATTGCAACAAGCAAAATTAATTACTTTAAACAAAGCAGCCACAGCAACGACTGCTGATATTGCGACCAATCCTAAACAATTACAGATAAAAGAACTCGATGCAGCGCAGCTTCCCCGAGTTTTAGCCGACGTAGATGCTGCTGTTATTAATACAACGTTTGCTATTCCAGCAGGCTTAAGTCCTGCGCGGGATGCATTATTTGTAGAAACTAAAGATTCCCCTTATGTTAATTTAATCGTAATTCGCAGTGACAGTAACAAAAGAGCGCAATTAGAACAATTTGTTAAAGCATTTAATTCACCAGAAGTAAAAGAAAAAGCCAAAACACTCTTTGGCGATGGCGCAATACCTGCCTGGTGA